The segment AAGGAGTCGGCGCGGGCGGCCCTTTCCTACGCCAAGCGGAACGCCGAGCGCTTCGGCATCCCCTTGAAGCGCTTTGAGGAGTCCGACATCCACATCCACGTGCCGGCAGGGGCCATTCCCAAGGAAGGGCCTTCGGCTGGGGTGGCCATCGTGAGCGCCTTGGTCAGCGCCCTCACGGAGGTGCCCGTCCGCCACGACATCGCCATGACCGGGGAGATCACCCTCACGGGCAGGGTGCTTCCCATCGGCGGGGTGAAGGAGAAGGTGCTGGGGGCCAGGCGGGCGGGGATTAGGGAGGTGATCCTGCCCAAGCAGAACGAGCCCGACCTCGCCGACATCCCCAAGCCCTTGCGCCAGAACATGACCTTCCACTTCGTGGAGCATCTGGACCAGGTTCTGGACCTGTCCCTGGTGGGCGGGCTCAAGGCCTTGGAGCATAGGGCCCGGGAGGCCAAGAGGTCCAGGGCACGGTCCAAAAAGGAAGTGGTGGCCCATGCCTAGGGGTAGCCTCTAGCGGGTAAAAGGGGTCCCCTTTCTCCCCGCCGGGTGGCTTGCCCGGCGGGGCTTGGTTCCTATTCAGGGGGAGTCCTCCAGGGCCTTTTGGTACACCTCCAGGTAGGCCTGGGTGATCCTTTCGGGGTGAAAGCGGGCGATGGCGTACTCCCGGGCAGCCTTGCGCATGCTGGAAAGTCTGGGATGGGCGAGGAGGTCCAGCACCGCTTGGGCGAAGCCTTCCAGGTCCCCAAGCTCCACCAGCCGCCCCACCTCGGGCCGTACCAGCTCGGGAACTCCTCCCACGGCGGTGGCCACCACGGGAACCCCACTGGCCAGGGCCTCGAGGGCCGCCTGCCCGAAGGATTCCTCCTCCGAGGCCAGCAGGAAAAGATCGGCGGCTCCCAGGATTTCCTCGGGATGGGGGGTGGGGGGGTGGAAGGTGACAAAGCGTTCCACCCCGAGCTCCTCCGCAACCCGCTTCGCCTCCCCTTCCTCCGGTCCCTTCCCCAGAAGAAGGAGCCGGGCCTGCACCTTCCTCCGTACCTTGGCAAAGGCCCGCACGATATCTGGCACCCTTTTGATGGGGCGGAAGTTGGAGGCGTGCACCAAAAGCCACTCCCCTTCCTCTGCGTAGAGCTTCTTGCGCTCCGGCCTGGGGTGGAAGCGGTCCGGGTCCACGGCGTTATGGATGACCACGGGGTTAACCCCGAAGGCCTTCTGCGCTTCCTGGGCTAGGGCCCGGCTCACCGCCGTGGTGGCCTTGGCCCTTTGGAGGGCCTTCCGGGTGGGTCCGTGGAAGGCCGGGTCCATGCCCAGCACCGAGACATCGGTGCCGTGGAGGGTATGCACCAGGGGGAGTTCCTCGCCAAGCCCCAGGTAGGCGGCGGCGGCGTGGGGGATGGCGTAGTGGGTGTGAACCAGCTCCAAGCTCAGCCGCCTGGCCTCCCGCTCCAGCACCCCCGCCAGGGAGAGGGTGTAGAGGGGGCCGGGGAAGACGGGGTAAAAGGGCAGGTCCACGGGGATGTAGACCACAGGGCTATCCTTGGGCAGGCGGAAGGGCCTTTCCGTGGCGAAAAGGTAAACCCGGTGGCCCATCTGGGTCAGGCGGTGGGCCAACTCCGTGGCCACGATGCCGCTACCCCCGAGGCCGGGGTAGGCCACCAGGCCCAGCCTCAGCACCCTCACGCCCAAACCCGCAAAAGGGGAAGGGAGAGAACCCATCCCCCCGGACCCTTGCCCATGGGAGACGCACCTTCAGGATGTTCCCCGATTGGTTGGCCAAAGAAGGTCATGCCTCCAGTTTACCGTAGGGGACGAGGAGCGCTCAGGGCCGCCAGCCTGAGGGGCTTGCGGGATAAGGAGGGTTGGCCCCGCGGGAAACCTCGAGGCGGAATAGCCGCGAGAGGAGGACCACGCCCCCCGTGGTTTGAGCCTGGGTAAGGGCCTGGTGCAGGAGTTGGGAAAGCTCCAGGAGGAAGCGGTCCTGCCGCTCCTTGGGCACAGGAAGGGCCCCAAAGGTGAAGCAGGCGGGGTTCGCCACCGGGCAGTGGGGTTCAAGCCTTAGCTTCCCCCCCAGGAAGTAGACCCGCCAGGCCCCGAGGTCCACCTGGTATCCCGCGCGCAGGTGGTCCTGGTACTGGCTGGAAAGCTTGCGCCAAAGCTCCTGGGCTTCCTTGCCCGAAGGGCCAAGGGTGTACCGCCACTCCCGGGCTCCCGCCTGGGTTAGGGTTTGGCTGCGGGTAAGCCGCCAGTCTTGGGCCAGGGCCCCAGGTAGGGCCAGGAGGGCCAGGATCGCCAGCCACCTGGATATCCACATGCCCATGCCTTTAGGGTGCCATGACGGGGGCAAGGGGCATGTGAGGAATGGGCCTGAGCTTTGGGATGCCCATAGCCTCCTCAGAGGTTTCTTAGGATTTCCTCCCCCTCCTCCATGTAGGTATCCCAGGGAATTAACACGTACTCCTGGCCTGAATGGGCGGCGTAGTAGGGGAGGTCCAGGCGGAGGGGTAGGCGCACCTGCTGAAGCTCCTGCACCAGAGCGGGAGGGGGTTTTAGGTAAACACGGGGACGGAGCCTTTCCAGAAGAAGACTCAGGCGGAAAACCCAGAGGGTTTTCCCGTTCCCCTTCCGGTGAGAGGCTCCCTGGTGCTTGAGGGGCTTCATGGCTCAGTTCCTTTGGACCTTCTTGTTTAGGAAGTCCAGGAGCAGGTACCGGCCGATGTTGCCGGGGTGGGTGAGGTAGGCCTTGCCCCGGGTGATCTGGGAAAGCTTCTTCACGAAGGCCAGGAGTTCCGGTTCCCGGGCCAGCATAAAGGTGTGGATGGGTATGCCTTCCTTGCGGGCCAGGGTGGCTTCCTTTAGGGTTTCCGCCAGGATCACGGGGTCAAGGCCCCAGGCGTTTTTATAGATCTCCCCGCTGGGAAGGGTGATGGCCGAGGGCTTGCCGTCGGTGATGAGGATGATCTGCCGCATCTCCCCGCCTATCTTTTTCAAGAGGGTCCTGGCCAGCTCCAGCCCCGCCTTGGTGTTGGTGTGGTAAGGGCCCACCTGGGCCAGGGGGAGCCGGGAAAGGGGGATCTCCTCGGCGGTGTCGTGGAAGAGGACGAAGCGCACCCGGTCCCCGGGGTACTGGGTGCGGATCAGATGGGCCAAGGCCAGGGCCACCTTCTTGGCAGGGGTGAAGCGGTCCTCCCCGTAGAGGATCATGGAGTGGGAGCAGTCTAAGAGGACCACGGTGCTCATGCTGGCCGTGTACTCGGAGAGGTCGATGACCAGGTCCCCGTGGGAGAGCTCCGTAAGTCCCTTGGCCATGGCCTTTTTGAGGGTTTCGGGCACGTTGAGCTCCAAGGGGTCTCCCCACTCCCACTCCTTGGTTTCCCCTGTCTTCTCCACCCCTGGGGCGTGGTGGGGGGTGGGGTGGAGCCCAGGAGCGTTTCGGCCCAGAGCCCCCAGGAGCTCCCGGAGGCTTTTTAGGCCCAGGAAATCCGAGGCCTTTTCCGTGAGCTCAAAGCGGGCCTCACCCGCCTCGCCCTTGTACCCGCCTTGGGCGGGGTTGGTGGGATCTTCTCCAGGAAGGCGGATATACCCGGCTTCACGGAGCTTTTCCATCATGCGGGTAATGGCCTGATGGAGCCGGGTTTCCTCCTTGTGGTCGGCGAAGCGGGCTTCCCTAAGCCAGTCCTCCGGCACCAACTCGTTTTTGAGGAGGGCCTCGAGAAGCGCATCGTAGAGATCCTCCAGGGTGGGCTGTCGCTCGGGGTCGGGGTCGTAGCGCTGGAAGGGATCGGAAAACCCGGAGTCCAGGAGGAAGTCCTCGAGGAGGCTCAGGATCTCCTCGGGGGAGAGGTCCTCGAGGCTTCCCTCGTAGCGGCTATAGCGAATGGCCTTCATTCATCCTCCTCAGCACCTGGCCCATAAGCTCCGTATGGCTTCTTACTTGTCTCGCTCCAGGCTAGTTGCCATAGCTCCGCGTCCTCTCCGCCGCCTGGTAGCTCATTTCTCCCCGGGCCAGCTTCCTCCTCCCTACGAGCCCCTCCAGGACGAACTCCGCCGCCGAAAGAAGCACCTCAGGCTCCTGGCTTTCCGCCAGGGCCCTTGCCGCCTCCAGGAGGCCCGGAACCTCCTCCATGGCGTTTAGGGCTTCCTCCACGCTTCCCTCGGGCAGGGTGAGGAGGTTTCCCTCTTCAAAATAGGCCACGATGGCCTCGGTCCGCAGGCGGTAGCGGGGGAGGACCATGCCAAAGGCCCTTTGCACCAGGTCCCGGGCCACCTTTTCCGCCCCCTGTAGCTCCCCCTCGTACTCCAGTTCCAGCTTCCCGGTGATGGCGGGAAGCCCCGCATACAGATCCAGGGGGCGGGCCACGGGCCTGGTGCCCTGAAGAAGAGCCTGCCTTTCGGCGCTGGCGGCCACCACTTCCAGAAGGCTTATGGAAAGGCGCTGGGAAACGCCGGCCGTCTGGTCCACCCGGCGGTCCTCCCGGGCGGCGAAGGCCACCGCTTCCACGGAAAGGCGGATCCACTCGGGGAGGACCACTTCTTCCGGTACGTAGGCTTCCTGGGCGCTGATCCTAAGGCCCTCCTCGAGGGTTTTGGGGTAATGGGTGCGGATCTCGCTGCCGATGCGGTCTTTGAGGGGGGTAACGATCCGTCCCCTGGCCGTGTAGTCCTGGGGATTGGCGGTGAACACCAGCCAGACATCCAAGGGCAGGCGGATGGGGTAGCCCCTTATCTGCACGTCTCCTTCCTCGAGGATGTTGAACAGGGCCACCTGCACCTTGGGGGCCAGGTCCGCCAGCTCGTTCACCGCAAAGATGCCCCGGTTGGCCCGGGGAAGAAGGCCAAAGTGGATGCTTTCCAGGTCCGCCATCCCCGTTCCCTTGCGGGCTGCCTTGATGGGGTCCATGTCCCCCAGGAGGTCGGCCACGGTGGTGTCGGGGGTAGCCAGTTTCTCCACATAGCGCTCCTCCCGGGTTATCCAGACGATGGGAGCTTCGTCTCCGGCCTCCTCCAGAAGCCGCTTCCCTTCCGGCGAGATGGGTCTTAGGGGGTTATCCCTAAGTTCCGTGGCCAGGGCGGGGATTTCCTCGTCCAGAAGGTTAACCAAGCTGCGAAGGATGCGGCTTTTGGCCTGGCCCCGGGTGCCCAGAAGGATGAAGTTTTGCTTGGCCAGGATGGCCTGGACCAAGGCGGGGATGACGGTGTCCTCGTACCCGTGGATGCCTGGGAAAAGCCTTTCCCCCTTGCGGAGCTTTTCCTTAAGGTTTTCCCGGGCCTCGTCCTTGACGGTGCGCTTGAGCTTATCCAAGGGATAGGTGCGCCGGAGTTCGCCGAGGGTCTTGGCCTTCACCCCTCCAGTTTAGGGCCAGAGGGAGTTAGGGATTTGTGGCGGAGGGTGGCAAGGGATTAGCATGGGGGCGTGAACCGGGCGAGGGACTGGGTGGAACAAGCCAGGTACAACCTGCGCCATGCCATAGGAAGCCTGGGCCTCGAGGACTACGCCTGGGCTTGCTTTGCTTCCCAGCAGGCTGCGGAAGCAGCGCTGAAAGGGCTCCATCTCGCCCGAGGCCAAGTGGCTTGGGGACACTCTATCCAGGATCTCCTGGGCGGTTTGCCAGGGGAGATAGAGGTGCCGGAAGAGCTCTTGGAGGCAGCCAAGGTTTTGGACAAGTATTACATCCCCACCTGGTATCCCGACGCCCACCCCGCAGGACCTGCCGCCAGGGCCTATACCCGTGGGGAGGCGGAGGAGGCCATCCGCTTGGCAGAGAAGGTTCTAAGGTTTGTGGAGGAGGTGTTGTGATGCGGATTTTTCCCTTTGATCCGCAGGCCCGCCGTGCGGAGTTGGAACAGGTGACAGCCAGGTTGGCTGAGCGGCCGGAGGTCCTGGCGGTGGTCCTCTTCGGCTCCTTAGCCCGGGGGGAGGCCACGGCCATGAGCGACGCGGACCTCTTTGTCCTTTTGGAAAGCTCCCCCCTGCCCTTCCCCGAGCGCCTGGTCCTCTACCGGCCGGAGGGGATCCGGGGGGTGGAGGTCTTTCCCTACACCTGGGAGGAAGCGGTAAAGGGTCTTTCGGAGGGGCAAGGCCTGGTTCATGCGGCTTTGAAGGAGGGTATTCCCCTTTTTGAACGGGAAGGGGCCTGGGCTCGCCTGAGGGGCCTGGCATCCTTCCCCTCATAACCCTCGCCTAACGCCCTTCTCATCCCCTAGGGGTAAGGTGCCTCTCGTGGAGATCCATGGCACTACCATCTTGGCCGTGCGCAAGGATGGGGTCACCACCTTGGCCGGGGATGGCCAGGTTACCTTCGGCCAGACCATCCTCAAGCGGGGGGCGGTGAAGGTGAGGCGCCTCGAGGTGGGGGAAGGCGTCCTGGTGGGTTTTGCCGGCGGGGTGGCGGATGCCCTGAGCCTTCTGGAACGCTTTGAGGAGAAGCTCAAGGAGGCCAAGGGCAACCTGCTCAAGGGGGCGGTGGAAACCGCTAAGCTCTGGCGCACCGACCGGGTGTTGCGCCACCTTCAGGCCATGATCATCGCCGCCGACCGGGAGGGGATGGTGCTCCTTTCCGGAAGCGGCGAGGTCATCACCCCGGAAGAACCCCTTTTGGCGGTGGGGTCTGGGGGTCCCTACGCCTTGGCGGCGGCCAAGGCCCTCTACCGGCACTCCAGCCTTTCCGCTCGGGAGATCGCCGAGGAATCGCTTAAAATTGCTGCCGAAGTGGACCTTTACACCTCGGGACAGGTAACGGTCCTCACCCTGGGGGAAGCATGAACCTCACGCCCGCGGAGATCGTTCGGGAGCTTTCCAAGCACATCGTGGGGCAGGAGGCGGCCAAGCGGGCGGTGGCCGTGGCCTTAAGAAACCGGTACCGCCGGAAGAAACTTCCGCCCGAGGTGGCTCGGGAGGTGACCCCCAAGAACATCCTCATGATTGGGCCCACGGGGGTGGGCAAAACGGAGATCGCCCGCCGCTTGGCCCGCCTGGCGGGGGCTCCTTTTGTCAAGGTGGAGGCCACCAAGTTCACCGAGGTGGGCTATGTGGGCCGGGACGTGGACGCCATCGTGCGGGATCTGGCGGAGGCCAGCTACCAGCTGGTGATGGAGGAAATGAAGAAGAAGGTGGAGGAAAAAGCCCTGGCCTTGGCCGAGGAGGAGCTGGCCACCCTCCTGCGTGCCTCCGTGGCCGAGGTGCGCGCGGGGCGGCTGGATAGCCTCTCGGTGGAGGTGCAGGTGGAGGAGGAGATAAGCCTGCCCTTCATGGGTGTTCTCGGGG is part of the Thermus caldilimi genome and harbors:
- a CDS encoding HEPN domain-containing protein, whose product is MNRARDWVEQARYNLRHAIGSLGLEDYAWACFASQQAAEAALKGLHLARGQVAWGHSIQDLLGGLPGEIEVPEELLEAAKVLDKYYIPTWYPDAHPAGPAARAYTRGEAEEAIRLAEKVLRFVEEVL
- a CDS encoding sigma 54-interacting transcriptional regulator, coding for MKAKTLGELRRTYPLDKLKRTVKDEARENLKEKLRKGERLFPGIHGYEDTVIPALVQAILAKQNFILLGTRGQAKSRILRSLVNLLDEEIPALATELRDNPLRPISPEGKRLLEEAGDEAPIVWITREERYVEKLATPDTTVADLLGDMDPIKAARKGTGMADLESIHFGLLPRANRGIFAVNELADLAPKVQVALFNILEEGDVQIRGYPIRLPLDVWLVFTANPQDYTARGRIVTPLKDRIGSEIRTHYPKTLEEGLRISAQEAYVPEEVVLPEWIRLSVEAVAFAAREDRRVDQTAGVSQRLSISLLEVVAASAERQALLQGTRPVARPLDLYAGLPAITGKLELEYEGELQGAEKVARDLVQRAFGMVLPRYRLRTEAIVAYFEEGNLLTLPEGSVEEALNAMEEVPGLLEAARALAESQEPEVLLSAAEFVLEGLVGRRKLARGEMSYQAAERTRSYGN
- a CDS encoding nucleotidyltransferase domain-containing protein: MMRIFPFDPQARRAELEQVTARLAERPEVLAVVLFGSLARGEATAMSDADLFVLLESSPLPFPERLVLYRPEGIRGVEVFPYTWEEAVKGLSEGQGLVHAALKEGIPLFEREGAWARLRGLASFPS
- the bshA gene encoding N-acetyl-alpha-D-glucosaminyl L-malate synthase BshA; the encoded protein is MGSLPSPFAGLGVRVLRLGLVAYPGLGGSGIVATELAHRLTQMGHRVYLFATERPFRLPKDSPVVYIPVDLPFYPVFPGPLYTLSLAGVLEREARRLSLELVHTHYAIPHAAAAYLGLGEELPLVHTLHGTDVSVLGMDPAFHGPTRKALQRAKATTAVSRALAQEAQKAFGVNPVVIHNAVDPDRFHPRPERKKLYAEEGEWLLVHASNFRPIKRVPDIVRAFAKVRRKVQARLLLLGKGPEEGEAKRVAEELGVERFVTFHPPTPHPEEILGAADLFLLASEEESFGQAALEALASGVPVVATAVGGVPELVRPEVGRLVELGDLEGFAQAVLDLLAHPRLSSMRKAAREYAIARFHPERITQAYLEVYQKALEDSP
- the hslV gene encoding ATP-dependent protease subunit HslV is translated as MEIHGTTILAVRKDGVTTLAGDGQVTFGQTILKRGAVKVRRLEVGEGVLVGFAGGVADALSLLERFEEKLKEAKGNLLKGAVETAKLWRTDRVLRHLQAMIIAADREGMVLLSGSGEVITPEEPLLAVGSGGPYALAAAKALYRHSSLSAREIAEESLKIAAEVDLYTSGQVTVLTLGEA
- a CDS encoding vWA domain-containing protein; amino-acid sequence: MKAIRYSRYEGSLEDLSPEEILSLLEDFLLDSGFSDPFQRYDPDPERQPTLEDLYDALLEALLKNELVPEDWLREARFADHKEETRLHQAITRMMEKLREAGYIRLPGEDPTNPAQGGYKGEAGEARFELTEKASDFLGLKSLRELLGALGRNAPGLHPTPHHAPGVEKTGETKEWEWGDPLELNVPETLKKAMAKGLTELSHGDLVIDLSEYTASMSTVVLLDCSHSMILYGEDRFTPAKKVALALAHLIRTQYPGDRVRFVLFHDTAEEIPLSRLPLAQVGPYHTNTKAGLELARTLLKKIGGEMRQIILITDGKPSAITLPSGEIYKNAWGLDPVILAETLKEATLARKEGIPIHTFMLAREPELLAFVKKLSQITRGKAYLTHPGNIGRYLLLDFLNKKVQRN